CTTCAGGAACCTTATTGAACAGATGCATCACATAACCACCGACCGTATCAAACTTGTCCCGTTCAATCTCAATATCGTAATACTCTTCAAGATCATCCAGATCCATACTGCCATCAACCAGAAGAGAACCATCCTTTTCGACAATCAGCTGGCTTTCTTCAACATCGTATTCATCCTGAATTTCGCCGACGATTTCCTCGAGAAGGTCCTCAATTGTTACCAGGCCGGAGGTACCACCATATTCATCAACAACAATGGCGATATGAACCCTTTTGGTTCGGAAATCCTGAAGAAGTGATTCAATCTTCTTCGATTCGGGAATAAAGTATGGCGGGCGCATTACCTTTCCCAGCTCGGTCGAATCCGGATCCTCGCCCCAATGGCGCAACAGATCCTTGGCGTAGATAAACCCGAGAATCTTGTCATTGGTTCCTTCGTAAACCGGTAACCGCGAATGCCCCGAATCGTTAATCGTCTTGAGAACATCCCCCAGGGTCGCTTCACTGCTACAACTGACCATCTCGGTTCTCGGCACCATAATTTCCCGGACAATTGTCTCACCGAATTCGAAAATCGAATGCAGCATCCCGCCTTCGTCTTCATTGATGATGCCCTGTTCCTCCGATTCGTTAATAATCTCCTGAAGATCCTTTTCGGAAGAAACCCGCTGCCGACGGGGCCAGATACGATTCAATACACTATATATCATGTTATTCTGCTGATTCTGATCGTCACCGTCCAAGCGACCTCCTAATTAAAAACCAGATAAATGAAATAGGTTACAACGAACCCGAGTACGGATCCGGCAATGACCTCTCCATAGGTATGAATGCCTAATAATAACCTGCTATGGCTGACAAGAAAAGCGACAAGAAAAACCAGGCTGACCAACACAATTCCGGAATGCGACAGCAAAACCGATGTCGCAATCGAGAACGAAACGGCAGCATGGCCGCTCGGCATTCCGCCATGAAGCGGCACTCCCCG
The Desulfuromonas sp. genome window above contains:
- a CDS encoding HlyC/CorC family transporter, giving the protein MIYSVLNRIWPRRQRVSSEKDLQEIINESEEQGIINEDEGGMLHSIFEFGETIVREIMVPRTEMVSCSSEATLGDVLKTINDSGHSRLPVYEGTNDKILGFIYAKDLLRHWGEDPDSTELGKVMRPPYFIPESKKIESLLQDFRTKRVHIAIVVDEYGGTSGLVTIEDLLEEIVGEIQDEYDVEESQLIVEKDGSLLVDGSMDLDDLEEYYDIEIERDKFDTVGGYVMHLFNKVPEDGDSVDDGALHLSVVESDGRKIHKVRIIRQQPDEES